The region AAATCCTTGTTTAACCTTTCCTTTAATGCATCTATATTTACAAAATCCTGAAAAGGTAAGTAAACCTCTAAATCACTTATTATCCCAGAAAAAGATTTAGCAAACTCTTTTTTATCAACAGCATTAGTTTTAAAAATAAATACTTCAGAAGATTTGGTTAAGGTTTGAATATCATCAACTAAATTTTTTAAAAAATTAATCAATTCATCATTATCTGAAATTAAGTAAACAGGAACTTTTTCTGATGGCTTGAGTCCTAATTCAGCTCTCAAATTTCTAATCAATCTAATAATTTCAAAGAGTTGCTGAAAGGAATTATCAAGCTTATTATCAACAAATTTATTTTCTTGGGTTGGCCATTTTTGAAGAGATAATAATTCTTTATCTGGTTTAAGTTGCAGAGCATGCCAAAGTTCTTCAGTAATGTGCGGCATAAAAGGATGAATCATCACCAAAATATCATTGAGCACTTTTATTAAAACCTTCTCGGATATTTGTCTATTTTTAGTCTCTTTATTATTAAACCTTTGTTTAGCAAACTCTACATACCAGTCACAAAAATCATTCCATGCAAATTCATATAGTAATTTCGCAGATTCTCCCAATTTATATTCTTTCAACAAAGCAGAGACCTTTATATTTACCTGATTCAATTTAGATAAAATCCACTTATCACATAATTCTAAAGAAATTTCATCATTCTTATTAAGTAAATTGCTATGAGAAGTCTTATTAATTAAGACAAATTTAGTTGCATTCCATAATTTATTCGCAAAATTTCTTGAAGCTTCAACAGTTGAAGATGTGTCTTTTTTCCTATCAAAATCAAGCCGGATATCTTGTCCAGCGCCTGCAACTTCTCGAATTAAAGCAAATCGCAAGGCATCAGAACCATATTTATCTATTAAAAGTATTGGATCAATACCATTACCTGAACTTTTACTCATTTTTTTATTATTTTCATCTCGAACAAGACCATGAATATACACATCCTTAAAAGGAATATTATTTGTGAAAGTATTTCCCATCATTGTCATTCTCGCCACCCAGAAGAAAATAATATCGAAACCAGTAACAAGAACACTATTTGGATACCATTTTTTAAAATCCGGATTATTTGTATTTGGCCAACCAAGAGTTGAGAAAGGCCATAAACCACTTGAAAACCAAGTATCTAAAACATCTTTATCTCTAACCAATTTAATATTTGCTCCAAATTTTTTATTAGCTTCGCTTAAGGCATCCTTTTCATTTCTTGCAACAATATATGGAGTATTTTGTTCTATTGAATCTTGAGAGTCATCTAAAACGTACCATGCTGGTATTTGGTGGCCCCACCATAATTGCCTGCTTATACACCAATCATTAATATTCTCTAACCAATCCTTATAAACTTTCTCCCAGCGTGGAGGAATAAAAGATGGTTTTTTAGAATCCATTTCATTAAGACATCCTTGGGATATATCATCCATTTTCAAAAACCATTGTGTTGACAATAAAGGTTCAACTGGCACCTTACCTCTATCAGAAAAAGGAACAGTATGTTTATAATCCTCTATCTTTGTCAAAAGGCCTAAGTTATCCAATTCTTTGATAATTTTCTTTCTAGCCTCATATCTATCTAAATTTTGAAATTTGCCTGCATTAATATTTAAAGTTCCATCTTTGTTCATTACATTAATCTGTTTTAAATTATGCCTTTTTCCAATTGCAAAATCATTTGGATCGTGGGCTGGAGTAACCTTGACACATCCAGTACCAAAATCTTTATCAACATGTGAATCAGCGATAATAGGTATTTCTCTATCAACGAAAGGGACTTTTAATTTGACACCAATGAATTCTTTATATCTATCATCATCAGGATTAACTGCAACAGCAGTATCACCCAAAAGAGTTTCTGGTCTTGTTGTCGCAACTTCTAAATACTTATCTAACTGTTCACCACTTTCAGATATTAAAGGGTATTTAAAATGCCATAAATGACCATTTACTTCTTGCATTTCAACTTCCAGATCACTTACGGCAGATTGAGATTCAGGACACCAATTAACTAAATATTCACCTCTATAAATTAAATTCTTTTTATAAAGAATATTAAAAGCCTCAATAACCGCCTCGTTTAATTTTTGATCCAGAGTAAATCTTTCTCTAGTCCAGTCAACTGAATATCCTATCCTCTTTAATTGAGAAACTATTCTGCCACCACTTTGTTCTTTCCAGTTCCATGCTCTTTTCAGAAATTCAACTCTTCCAATATCCTCACTTGTTTTGCCTTCACTTTTTAATTGTTTTTCGAGAATAGTTTGAACAGCTATTGAAGCATGATCTGTTCCTGGTAAACATAAAACATTCTTCCCTAAAAGTCTTTGAAAACGTACTACAACATCAATCAAAGCTGTATTAAATGCATGTCCCATATGCAAAGATCCAGTTACATTTGGTGGCGGAATAACTATACAAAAAGGCTCTCCATCATCCTCAGGGTCAGGACTAAAGGCATTTAAACTTGCCCATTTCTCTTGCCACTTTTTCTCTACTTCAAAAGGTGAATAATTCTCTAAGGATAATTGATCATTCATCTTTGTCATATGCAAATTTTATTTCAAGAAACTTTTTGTTTATTTTATCTTGATAGCAGCCAATTAATGGAAATAATATTAGATTGCAAAAAAAGGCTCATTAATTCTACAAAAGTTTGAAACCAGAACCGCAGGAACAACGTTTTGCATTTTTTGGTGTTGAAATAAGAAATCCACCACCGCTTAAATCACCGTAATAATCTAATTTTAAATCTTTAAGTAAATTAAACTTTTTTACATCCGCATATAAAGTGACACCTTCTGTTCTTGAGATAGGGGATCCATTACATGTTCCTGGCCTTAGTTTAATATGCATCCATCCTTCGGAACAATTTTTATCCTCAACCAAATCAATTGACATTTCTCCAGGAGAACCTCCGAAAGAAGCTTGCCTAGATAGTTCTGAAGCAGCTCTTTGACTGATTGAAAGATTGCCGATCTCAGTCATTTAAAAAAAAATAAATGGGCGATCCAGGGTTCGAACCAGGGACATCCTGCTTGTAAGGCAGGCGCTCTACCGCTGAGCTAATCGCCCTTATAATAAACCATTCTAATAGATGAAGTTGAAATATTTATACTAAGTATTTAAATATTTCATGATTGAGGCAAAATTAAATTAATAAAATATATCCTATGTCCTTAAACGATAGATATAACTTGCAAAAAAATTCCGATTTAGAGATTATTAAAAACTTTCAAATTTTAATATCTTATATCAAATCATTAAAAGATAAAACTTGGGGATGCCCTTGGCAGAAAATACAGTCTCATAAATCGTTGATCCCATTTTTACATGAAGAAAGTAGTGAATTGATAGATGCGATATATGAAAAAAATGCGGATAACATATGTGAAGAGTTAGGAGATCTTTTATTACAAGTAATGCTTCATGCTGAAATCGGTTATGAAAAAAAAGAATTTGAACTAAATGATGTTATAAAAAATCTAAACAAGAAAATTGTTAATAGACATCCATATATTTTCAAAAAAAAAGAAAAAGTATCTCTAGAAAAATCGCAACAGATTTGGGGAAATATTAAAAATTCAGGAAAAGAAGCACCTCATATGAAATCATCAATTAGTAAAAATTTAAATTTGAAAATCAAAAATTTACCGCCAACGGTTGGAACAGAGAAAATCACAAATGTTGTTAAAGAATATGGTTTTAAATGGGAGAGTACCGATCAGATTTTTAAAAAGTTAGAAGAAGAGATTAATGAATTAAAGGAAGCAATAAAAAGTAATAATGATTCAAGCATAAAAAATGAATTTGGAGATATTTACTTTACGCTTCTGAATATTTCAAACTTTTTAAAAATAAATCCGGAATCAGCTCTTCAAAAAACTAATAAAAAATTTTTAGACAGATTTTCAATCATTGAACATCATGCAGGAGATAATATTAAAAAACAAACTCCTAAAGACTTTCAACGACTTTGGCAACTAGCCAAGCAAAAAATTAAAAGAAAAAATTCTTAGCAATCAAATGACTAATACTTCAAAATGGATAGATGAATATCATAAAGGATCAAGATTCGGACTAAATGGAGAAATTTTAATTAAACAAAAATCAAAATATCAAGAAATTATTGTCATTGAAAATGAATATTATGGCAAAGCTTTAATGCTAGATGGTTGTTGGATGACATCATTAAAAGACGAAAAATATTATCATGAATGCCTTGTGCATCCAGCATTAAGTAGGATTGATGAAAAATCTAATGTACTAATTATTGGTGGAGGAGACGGGGGTACAGCAAGAGAATGCCTTAAATACTCTCAAATATCACAAATTGATCTGGTAGAGATTGATGAGGAAGTAATCAAAATATCTAAAAAATTTTTAAACGAAATTGGAGGCGAAGCATGGAATGACAAAAGATTAAAAATTCATATTGATGATGGTGTTCAATGGGTAAAAAAAACAAGAGATAATTTTTACGACTTTATATTTATAGATTGCTCAGATCCCTCAGAATTTTCAAATTTATTATTTTCAGATTCGTTTTATAGAGAATGCAAAAGAATTCTTACAAAAGATGGTATCTTAGCAACGCAAAGCGAATCACCTGAATCCTTCAAAAATATTCACATAAGTATTTTGAAAACCCTGAAAAAAATATTTACTGTCTCTGAAACTATGTATTCTTTTGTTCCTATATATCCAAGCGGTATTTGGAGTTGGACATTCGCTTCTGAAAGAGTTTTAGATTTATCAAAGCAAAATTACGATGAAGCCCTCAGAATAGAAAAAGGATGTGAAATTTGGAATTTAAATTTTCAAAATGCAGCATTCAAAATGATGCCAAATAAAATTGTAAAAGAACTCAATTCATAGAATGATAAAAAATTTATTTGACAACGAAAATGCGATTTTTATGGGAGCAAAAAGAAGCCCTGATGATTGCGCAATTGGTATATTTGGAGTCAATTATGATGGGACATGTTCTTTCAAACCAGGAGCTAGATTTGGGCCAGAAGCAATAAGACAAGTAAGTTCTTGTTTAGAAACATATTGTCCTAAATTAAACAAAGACTTAGAAGAAATTATGTATGTTGATTTTGGGTCAATACTAATTGATAAAAACGACTCAAAGTCCGTTATTGAATCGGTTAAATCAGCAACAAATTATTTAATTAATAAACGCCTTAGTCCTATTATGCTTGGGGGCGAACACTCTATTACCAGAGGGGCTATTGAGGCATTAGTAAAAAAATATCCAGATTTGATATTGATTCAACTTGATGCTCATGCAGATTTAAGAGAATCATATATAGGCAATAAACATAGTCATGCTTGTGCCATGAAAAGATGCTTAGAAGTGCTACCTAGAAAGAAAATTTTGCAAGTAGGAATAAGAAGTGGGACTAAAGAAGAATTTCAAATCATGCATAACAACAATCAGTTAGTTAACTTTTGTCCTGGGGGAAATGCACAAGAGTTAAAACAAGCCCTTCTACCATACTCTAAATCTCCAATCTATTTAACAATAGATTTAGATTGGTTTGATCCCAGTTTATTATCAGGGACAGGAACTCCAGAACCGGGAGGATTTTTTTGGAAAGATTTTGAAGAAATCCTGATAACTTTAAAAGACTTTAGAATTGTGGCTTCAGATATTGTTGAATTATCTCCAGAAATTGATAAAAGCGGCGTAAGTAGCATAGTTGCAGCAAAAATACTTAGAAGCTTAATTTTGTCATTAGAAAATATGCAATAAAAAATTTCTAAACTAAAGTATAAAAATACTAAATAAAAACTAAATATTTCATGGATTTGCTTAAAAGTCCTCTGTATTCAAAATATATTCAATCCAGTGCAAAATTAGTGGATTTTGCAGGTTGGGAAATGCCCATATCATTTTCAGGATTAATCAAAGAGCATGAATCAGTTAGATCTTCAGCAGGATTGTTTGATATTTCTCACATGGGAGTAATCTCTATTAGAGGAATCAATCCAAAGGATTATATTCAAAAATTTTTTCCTACTAATTTATACTCCTTTTCTGAAGGCCAGGGACTTTATACAGTAATGCTCAATAATGAAGGGGGAATTATAGATGACTTAATAATTTATGACATTGGAATACAAGAAAATGACATATCAGAATTATTGTTAATAGTTAATGCAAGTAGATATGAAGTAGATTTTCAGTGGATAAAAAGTAATTTAAATCAATATGAAATTTCAATAACAAATTTTAAAAAAGACAAAGTACTTTTAGCACTACAAGGGAAAAACTCATTCGATTTATTTGAAGAATGGATTGAATCTTCTATCTCAAATATCCCTAACTTTGGATGTGAATATAAAATTTTTGAACATATTTCTCCTAAAGAAAAAATTTTCGTTTCCAAGACAGGATATACAGGGGAAAATGGTCTAGAAATACTTTTATCTAAAAAAGCAGCAATTAATTTATGGGATTTCACAATTTCCAAAAATGTTGCGCCTTGTGGCTTAGGAGCTAGAGATACTCTTAGACTTGAAGCAGGCATGCATCTTTATGGTCAAGACATAGATGAAAAAACTTCTCCATATGAAGCAGGATTAGGCTGGCTTGTACATCTAGAAAATAATCACGAATTCTTTGGAAGAAAATTTCTTGAAGAGCAGTCAAGATTAGGCATTCAAAAAAAGTTAGTTGGTCTCTCTATAGAAGGTAAAGCAATAGGAAGAAAAGGTTGCGCAGTATTTAAAGGTGAAGAAAATATTGGAATTATAACTAGCGGCAGTTGGTCTCCAACTAAACAAAAAGCTATAGCTTTTGCATACATCAATGCTTCGCATGCCTTAGTAAATAATGAAGTTCAAATATTAATAAGAGGTAAAAAATTTAAAGGGGTTATAACAAAAAGAACGTTTTATAAAAAGAATTATTAACTAAATTTACCCTCAAAGAATTATTATAAGTTATTGATAAATAAATCATACATAGATGAGAAACAAAATTTGCGAAGAACTCAATAATACAGATATTGGTAAATTAGTTAATCTATGCGGATGGGTAGATAGAAGAAGAGATCATGGTGGTGTAATTTTTATTGATTTAAGAGACCATAGTGGATTCCTACAAATAACAATTAACCCCGATGATGGAGCAAATCTATTTAAACAGGCAGAAACTCTAAGAAATGAGACGGTAATAATGGTTAGCGGAATTATTAATAAAAGGCCTAAAGACTCAATCAATAAAAATTTAAGTACTGGAGAGTTAGAGCTTAAGGTTAAAGAGTTGCAAATTCTCAACCAAATTAAAAAAAACTTACCTTTTCCAGTGTCTATACATGATTATGAAAATACAAAAGAGGAACTGAGATTAAAATATAGATATCTTGATTTAAGAAGGGGCAAATTACTAGAAAATTTAAAAACAAGACACAAGATTATTAAAGTTGCAAGAGAATTTCTTGATAATTTTGGATTTACAGAAGTAGAGACTCCATTACTTACAAAATCAACTCCAGAAGGCGCTCGCGATTTTCTTGTTCCTGCTCGTCTTTCGAATGGAGAATTTTTTGCTCTACCTCAATCCCCACAACTATTTAAACAACTTTTAATGGTGGGAGGCTTAGATAAGTATTATCAAATCGCAAAATGTTTCCGTGATGAAGACTTGAGGGCAGATAGACAGCCAGAGTTTACGCAATTAGACATTGAAATGAGCTTTATTAATGAAGAAGAAATAATCTCTTTTAATGAAAGTCTTATAAAAAAAATATGGAAAGAAGTATTAAATATTGATTTTGATAATGCTTTTCCAAGAATGTCATGGCAAGCAGCAATAGATAATTACGGCACTGATAGACCAGACACTAGATATAAAATGTTATTAAAAGATTTAGGAGAAGTATTAGGTGATATTGGCTTTAATATTTTCACCAAGGCAATTAAGTCAGGAGGTTCTATAAAATCCATAACAGTCAAAGGAGGTAATTTAAGTATTAGCAACGTAAGAATTAAACCCGGAGGTGATATCTTCCAAGTAGCTCAAGATGCAGGAGCTGGTGGTTTAGCCTTTATCAGGGTCAAAGGAGATGAGCTTGAGACTATTGGAGCAATTAAAAATAATCTAAATGAAGAGCATATAGCTGATATTTTAAGAATCACCGAAGCGCAAGATGGAGACTTAATCCTCTTGGGTGCTGGAGATAAACAAATTGTTAACCAGTCATTAGATAGAGTGAGACAATACATCGCAAAAGACTTAAATCTCATAGATAAAAGTAAATGGAATTTCTTATGGGTAACTGATTTCCCGATGTTTGAGAGAAATGAAGAGGAAAATAGATATGTTGCTTTACATCATCCTTTTTGTTCTCCGAAAAATATAAAATCTAAAGATCCTGAAAACTTGCAAAAAGAAATTGAGGACTCTATAGCAAATGCTTATGACTTAGTTCTTAATGGATTGGAATTAGGAGGTGGCTCTTTACGTATTCATGAAGCAAACTTGCAAAGAGAGGTTTTGAAAACAGTAGGACTTACTGCTAAAGATATTGATGAAAAATTTGGATTTTTAATAGAAGCCTTAGAAATGGGTGCTCCTCCTCATGGTGGAATAGCATTTGGATTAGATCGTATTACAATGCTGATCATAGGTGCAGATTCAATCAGAGAAACAATAGCTTTTCCAAAAAATCAACAAGCAAAATGTCTTCTTACAAATGCGCCTTCAAATGTCTCAGAATCACAATTAAAAGAATTAGAAATTGAAATAACAATTGATGAATAAGAATATATATGGATGTTCTAAAAGTTTTTTGTTTAAATAAAATATAAGGAGGCAGTGCTTAATTAAAAATATTCAATGTCAAAATTTGTTTTTGTCACCGGAGGAGTAGTTTCTAGCATTGGTAAGGGAATTGTAGCTGCAAGCTTAGGTAGATTATTAAAGTCTAGAGGATATAGTGTTTCAATATTAAAACTAGATCCATATTTAAATGTTGATCCAGGCACAATGAGCCCCTTTCAACATGGAGAAGTATTTGTAACCGAAGATGGGGCTGAAACCGATCTAGATTTAGGTCACTACGAAAGATTTACAGATACTGCAATGACTAGGTTGAATAGTGTAACAACGGGATCTATTTATCAAGCAGTCATTAATAAAGAAAGAAGAGGTAATTATAACGGTGGAACTGTGCAAGTAATACCTCACATAACGGGAGAAATTAGAGAAAGGATTCATAGAGTAGCCGCTAACAGCAATGCAGATATTATTATTACTGAAATTGGTGGAACAGTTGGTGACATTGAATCTCTACCTTTTTTAGAGGCAATAAGAGAATTCAAAAATGATGTCAATAGGAACGATGTTGCATACATACACGTAACATTACTTCCTTACATCAAAACCTCTGGCGAAATAAAAACTAAACCAACACAACATTCAGTGAAAGAATTAAGATCAATTGGAATTCAGCCAGATCTACTTGTATGCCGAAGTGATAAATCTATCAATGAAGCTCTTAAAAAAAAGCTTAGTGGTTTTTGCGGTGTAAGTATCGACTCTGTAATTGAAGCTTTAGACGCAGACAGTATTTATTCT is a window of Prochlorococcus marinus XMU1419 DNA encoding:
- the mazG gene encoding nucleoside triphosphate pyrophosphohydrolase, producing MSLNDRYNLQKNSDLEIIKNFQILISYIKSLKDKTWGCPWQKIQSHKSLIPFLHEESSELIDAIYEKNADNICEELGDLLLQVMLHAEIGYEKKEFELNDVIKNLNKKIVNRHPYIFKKKEKVSLEKSQQIWGNIKNSGKEAPHMKSSISKNLNLKIKNLPPTVGTEKITNVVKEYGFKWESTDQIFKKLEEEINELKEAIKSNNDSSIKNEFGDIYFTLLNISNFLKINPESALQKTNKKFLDRFSIIEHHAGDNIKKQTPKDFQRLWQLAKQKIKRKNS
- a CDS encoding valine--tRNA ligase, whose protein sequence is MTKMNDQLSLENYSPFEVEKKWQEKWASLNAFSPDPEDDGEPFCIVIPPPNVTGSLHMGHAFNTALIDVVVRFQRLLGKNVLCLPGTDHASIAVQTILEKQLKSEGKTSEDIGRVEFLKRAWNWKEQSGGRIVSQLKRIGYSVDWTRERFTLDQKLNEAVIEAFNILYKKNLIYRGEYLVNWCPESQSAVSDLEVEMQEVNGHLWHFKYPLISESGEQLDKYLEVATTRPETLLGDTAVAVNPDDDRYKEFIGVKLKVPFVDREIPIIADSHVDKDFGTGCVKVTPAHDPNDFAIGKRHNLKQINVMNKDGTLNINAGKFQNLDRYEARKKIIKELDNLGLLTKIEDYKHTVPFSDRGKVPVEPLLSTQWFLKMDDISQGCLNEMDSKKPSFIPPRWEKVYKDWLENINDWCISRQLWWGHQIPAWYVLDDSQDSIEQNTPYIVARNEKDALSEANKKFGANIKLVRDKDVLDTWFSSGLWPFSTLGWPNTNNPDFKKWYPNSVLVTGFDIIFFWVARMTMMGNTFTNNIPFKDVYIHGLVRDENNKKMSKSSGNGIDPILLIDKYGSDALRFALIREVAGAGQDIRLDFDRKKDTSSTVEASRNFANKLWNATKFVLINKTSHSNLLNKNDEISLELCDKWILSKLNQVNIKVSALLKEYKLGESAKLLYEFAWNDFCDWYVEFAKQRFNNKETKNRQISEKVLIKVLNDILVMIHPFMPHITEELWHALQLKPDKELLSLQKWPTQENKFVDNKLDNSFQQLFEIIRLIRNLRAELGLKPSEKVPVYLISDNDELINFLKNLVDDIQTLTKSSEVFIFKTNAVDKKEFAKSFSGIISDLEVYLPFQDFVNIDALKERLNKDLKKVTIELETLNKRLSNKNFVDKAPKDIVEECRFKLNEGSAQMERITKKLELLS
- the speE gene encoding polyamine aminopropyltransferase; its protein translation is MTNTSKWIDEYHKGSRFGLNGEILIKQKSKYQEIIVIENEYYGKALMLDGCWMTSLKDEKYYHECLVHPALSRIDEKSNVLIIGGGDGGTARECLKYSQISQIDLVEIDEEVIKISKKFLNEIGGEAWNDKRLKIHIDDGVQWVKKTRDNFYDFIFIDCSDPSEFSNLLFSDSFYRECKRILTKDGILATQSESPESFKNIHISILKTLKKIFTVSETMYSFVPIYPSGIWSWTFASERVLDLSKQNYDEALRIEKGCEIWNLNFQNAAFKMMPNKIVKELNS
- the gcvT gene encoding glycine cleavage system aminomethyltransferase GcvT; this translates as MDLLKSPLYSKYIQSSAKLVDFAGWEMPISFSGLIKEHESVRSSAGLFDISHMGVISIRGINPKDYIQKFFPTNLYSFSEGQGLYTVMLNNEGGIIDDLIIYDIGIQENDISELLLIVNASRYEVDFQWIKSNLNQYEISITNFKKDKVLLALQGKNSFDLFEEWIESSISNIPNFGCEYKIFEHISPKEKIFVSKTGYTGENGLEILLSKKAAINLWDFTISKNVAPCGLGARDTLRLEAGMHLYGQDIDEKTSPYEAGLGWLVHLENNHEFFGRKFLEEQSRLGIQKKLVGLSIEGKAIGRKGCAVFKGEENIGIITSGSWSPTKQKAIAFAYINASHALVNNEVQILIRGKKFKGVITKRTFYKKNY
- the aspS gene encoding aspartate--tRNA ligase, translating into MRNKICEELNNTDIGKLVNLCGWVDRRRDHGGVIFIDLRDHSGFLQITINPDDGANLFKQAETLRNETVIMVSGIINKRPKDSINKNLSTGELELKVKELQILNQIKKNLPFPVSIHDYENTKEELRLKYRYLDLRRGKLLENLKTRHKIIKVAREFLDNFGFTEVETPLLTKSTPEGARDFLVPARLSNGEFFALPQSPQLFKQLLMVGGLDKYYQIAKCFRDEDLRADRQPEFTQLDIEMSFINEEEIISFNESLIKKIWKEVLNIDFDNAFPRMSWQAAIDNYGTDRPDTRYKMLLKDLGEVLGDIGFNIFTKAIKSGGSIKSITVKGGNLSISNVRIKPGGDIFQVAQDAGAGGLAFIRVKGDELETIGAIKNNLNEEHIADILRITEAQDGDLILLGAGDKQIVNQSLDRVRQYIAKDLNLIDKSKWNFLWVTDFPMFERNEEENRYVALHHPFCSPKNIKSKDPENLQKEIEDSIANAYDLVLNGLELGGGSLRIHEANLQREVLKTVGLTAKDIDEKFGFLIEALEMGAPPHGGIAFGLDRITMLIIGADSIRETIAFPKNQQAKCLLTNAPSNVSESQLKELEIEITIDE
- a CDS encoding AIR synthase, with protein sequence MTEIGNLSISQRAASELSRQASFGGSPGEMSIDLVEDKNCSEGWMHIKLRPGTCNGSPISRTEGVTLYADVKKFNLLKDLKLDYYGDLSGGGFLISTPKNAKRCSCGSGFKLL
- the speB gene encoding agmatinase, translated to MIKNLFDNENAIFMGAKRSPDDCAIGIFGVNYDGTCSFKPGARFGPEAIRQVSSCLETYCPKLNKDLEEIMYVDFGSILIDKNDSKSVIESVKSATNYLINKRLSPIMLGGEHSITRGAIEALVKKYPDLILIQLDAHADLRESYIGNKHSHACAMKRCLEVLPRKKILQVGIRSGTKEEFQIMHNNNQLVNFCPGGNAQELKQALLPYSKSPIYLTIDLDWFDPSLLSGTGTPEPGGFFWKDFEEILITLKDFRIVASDIVELSPEIDKSGVSSIVAAKILRSLILSLENMQ